The Archocentrus centrarchus isolate MPI-CPG fArcCen1 chromosome 12, fArcCen1, whole genome shotgun sequence genome includes a window with the following:
- the LOC115789048 gene encoding LOW QUALITY PROTEIN: E3 ubiquitin-protein ligase RNF34 (The sequence of the model RefSeq protein was modified relative to this genomic sequence to represent the inferred CDS: inserted 1 base in 1 codon), producing MKAGASSMWASCCGLLNEVMGTGTVRAQQPGFGAGAGPFRFAPSAGYSTYPPTSSGSAGQLCKACGLAFSVFRRKHICCDCKKSFCALCSVLQENLRCCTTCHLLRGTAFQRPRLMQLRVKDLRQYLLLRNIPTDTCREKEDLVDLVLCHQGARQTARPXDEEEEEEEEEEEEEEEDEEEEEDNDDDNIHEEEQEEQQEEEDEEEQQQQQEEEEEEEEQEQEDEERDETDSLHSLPNSRAASPPSATRSTSEQSVLSASQGDVLSPSDSSGTTSQEHEDTPAASLLNLEPTESLIEVSPATQRRIRASLSDLDNEEAIENLSVRQLKEILARNFVNYSGCCEKWELLERVHRLYRENEQNRKSLENVNITAVVAYPPPLCSGAGDPVKARLAADENLCRICMDAIIDCVLLECGHMVTCTKCGKRMSECPICRQYVVRAVHVFKS from the exons GCGGGAGCGTCGTCCATGTGGGCGTCATGCTGTGGGTTACTGAACGAGGTGATGGGAACAGGCACTGTGCGGGCCCAGCAGCCGGGGTTTGGAGCAGGCGCGGGGCCCTTCCGCTTCGCCCCCAGTGCTGGGTACTCCACCTACCCCCCCACCAGCTCAGGGAGTGCCGGGCAGCTGTGCAAGGCCTGCGGACTGGCCTTTTCTGTGTTCAGACGCAAG CACATCTGCTGTGATTGTAAGAAGAGCTTCTGCGCTCTGTGCTCAGTGCTGCAGGAGAACTTGCGCTGCTGCACGACCTGCCACCTGCTGCGCGGCACGGCCTTCCAGCGGCCTCGGCTCATGCAGCTCAGAGTGAAAGACCTGCGCCAGTATCTGCTGCTGCGCAACATCCCAACCGACACATGCAGGGAGAAGGAGGACCTGGTGGACCTGGTGCTCTGTCATCAGGGCGCGAGGCAGACCGCGAGAC gtgatgaggaggaggaggaagaggaggaggaggaggaggaggaggaggaagacgaggaagaagaggaggacaaCGATGATGACAACATacatgaggaggagcaggaggagcagcaggaggaggaggatgaggaggagcagcagcagcagcaggaggaggaggaggaggaggaggagcaggagcaggaagaTGAAGAGAGAGATGAAACAGACAGCCTGCACTCGCTCCCAAACTCACGTGCCGCCTCGCCCCCTTCCGCGACGCGCTCCACCTCTGAACAGTCGGTCTTGTCCGCCTCTCAGGGAGACGTGCTCAGCCCAAGTGACAGCTCAGGGACCACCAGCCAG GAGCATGAGGATACTCCAGCAGCATCCCTCTTGAACCTGGAGCCCACAGAAAGTCTCATAGAG GTCAGTCCGGCAACACAAAGGAGGATCAGAGCCTCGCTGTCTGATCTCGACAATGAAGAGGCGATAGAAAACCTCTCCGTCCGCCAGCTGAAAGAGATTCTCGCCAGGAACTTTGTCAATTACTCTGGCTGCTGCGAGAAGTGGGAGCTGCTGGAGCGAGTGCATCGACTCTACAGAGAAAACGAGCAGAACAGGAAATCCC TGGAAAATGTCAACATAACTGCag TGGTTGCATATCCTCCACCTCTCTGCAGCGGAGCTGGAG ATCCTGTCAAAGCTCGGCTGGCGGCTGATGAAAACCTGTGTCGCATCTGCATGGATGCCATCATCGACTGTGTGTTACTGGAATGTGGTCACATGGTAACTTGCACCAAATGTGGAAAGCGGATGAGCGAGTGCCCCATCTGCAGGCAGTATGTAGTGCGGGCAGTGCATGTCTTCAAGTCTTAa